Proteins encoded in a region of the Vicia villosa cultivar HV-30 ecotype Madison, WI linkage group LG5, Vvil1.0, whole genome shotgun sequence genome:
- the LOC131602322 gene encoding wax ester synthase/diacylglycerol acyltransferase 4-like gives MEKLYEEVEEPVSPHGQYFNSSVICAYIFAFLEFDIPFDESQVIPLIQDLFLPINPRFSSIMVRDKDGKMRWQKVEVKIQENVKIPKFNEATNASSTELYDNYVTSILTSKTPQDKPLWEIHVINYPTTNAASTVIFKLHHSLGDGYSLMGALLSCLQRADDPSLPLSFPSRVRLDPKYSKKSLFKKLCFGVNAFFSSISDFGSSIIKTRMIEDEKTPIRSGYQGNEFQPVALSNIILSLDQIREVKSKLGVTINDVVCGIIFYGIRLYMEEMNEKTKRANSTAIVMLNTRNIKGYQSLKEMQKPESKGLWGNKISFLQIPIPKPNKSGISNPLEFVWEARDVIKRKKSSFSVHLIGLLMDLEMKLRGPEVVSKIIYNTIGNSSVFISNMVGPVEKMTLGNHPVNGLYFTQTVGPEDINIAIMSYMKTLRITLKTLKGFIDEQKLKFCMDKAVEVIFKEATEISEIPFKN, from the exons ATGGAAAAATTGTATGAAGAGGTTGAAGAACCAGTGAGTCCTCATGGACAATATTTCAACAGCTCTGTGATTTGTGCATATATTTTTGCCTTTTTGGAATTTGATATTCCTTTCGATGAGTCACAAGTTATACCTTTGATCCAAGATCTCTTCCTCCCTATCAATCCACGCTTCTCCTCTATTATG GTTAGAGACAAAGATGGTAAGATGAGATGGCAAAAGGTTGAAGTGAAGATTCAAGAGAATGTCAAGATTCCTAAGTTTAATGAAGCCACAAATGCATCATCAACTGAGTTATATGACAATTATGTTACAAGTATTCTAACTTCAAAAACACCACAAGACAAACCACTTTGGGAAATTCATGTTATCAATTATCCAACAACAAATGCTGCAAGCACCGTAATATTCAAACTTCATCATTCACTTGGTGATGGTTACTCTCTCATGGGTGCTCTTCTTTCTTGTCTCCAAAGAGCTGATGAtccttctcttcctctctctttTCCTTCCCGAGTTCGATTAGAtccaaaatattcaaagaaaagcTTATTTAAGAAGCTTTGTTTTGGTGTAAATGCGTTTTTTAGCTCCATATCAGATTTTGGATCAAGCATAATCAAGACAAGAATGATTGAAGATGAGAAAACACCTATAAGGTCAGGATATCAAGGAAATGAGTTTCAGCCTGTTGCCTTGTCAAACATCATATTATCTCTTGATCAAATCAGAGAAGTCAAATCAAAACTTGGAGTG ACTATAAACGACGTGGTTTGTGGGATAATCTTCTATGGAATTAGGCTATACATGGAGGAGATGAATGAGAAGACAAAGAGAGCAAATTCAACAGCCATTGTAATGCTCAACACAAGAAATATTAAAGGTTATCAATCATTGAAGGAAATGCAAAAACCAGAATCCAAAGGTCTTTGGGGgaataaaatatctttcttacAAATACCAATACCTAAGCCAAACAAATCAGGAATTTCCAATCCTCTTGAGTTTGTTTGGGAAGCTCGCGATGTAATAAAGAGGAAGAAAAGTTCTTTCAGTGTTCATCTCATAGGTTTACTCATGGATTTGGAGATGAAATTAAGAGGGCCTGAG GTGGTTTCTAAGATAATCTATAACACAATTGGTAACTCAAGTGTTTTTATCTCAAACATGGTAGGGCCAGTAGAGAAGATGACTTTGGGAAATCATCCAGTAAATGGATTGTATTTCACCCAGACAGTTGGACCTGAG GATATAAACATTGCAATTATGAGCTATATGAAAACATTAAGGATCACTTTGAAGACCCTAAAGGGATTCATAGATGAACAGAAGTTGAAATTCTGCATGGATAAAGCAGTTGAAGTGATATTCAAAGAAGCCACGGAGATCTCTGAGATACCCTTTAAAAATTAA